A portion of the uncultured Bacteroides sp. genome contains these proteins:
- a CDS encoding DNA/RNA helicase domain-containing protein: MIIYHASKKEFIEDVFNGRIADEIDNAFFIHLGRHTSTNEVLSWKNSMMHMYKVININEIPDDSGIAIEYQIPLTSKRVDFMISGLDADRKGNIIIIELKQWEQAKLSSKSGIIKTRFQHGEQETAHPSYQAWSYAYMLENYNETVRQQNIRLMPCAFLHNYQADNIITNFCYQVFIDKAPLFLKSDAKKLQDFIKQHIKYGAKDDIVWVIDKGRLRPSKQLADALCSMLKGNQEFVLLDDQKVIYETALEMAYSAVNGKKQVLIVEGGPGTGKSVVAINLLVQLTKKGLVAQYVSKNAAPRDVYTAKLTGSFKRSFINNLFVGSGKFTDTPQNTFDTLIVDEAHRLNLKSGLYSNLGENQIIEIINSAKFSIFFVDDRQRIHIKDIGTKRAIEKYAEEYDANVQTAKLSSQFRCNGSDGYLSWLDNALQIKDTANIHLSQEDYDFRIFTDPNELCRTIELKNQTNNRSRVVAGYCWDWSSQHDHQAYDITIPSFDFKRKWNLKDDGTTWIISPTSVKEIGCIHTCQGLELDYVGVIIGNDMRFEKEKVITDINQRSKNDQSVKGFKSLLKHQREQALQEAGEIIKNTYRTLMTRGMKGCYVYFCDPALAKHFQNQLQPKTEKPKEEIRIETEVNNDVKYVDFLPLYSIRAACGYFGEGEMVEELGWIKIDGLGRLNRNMYIVQATGHSMEPIIQDGDYCVFRTNPAGSRQGKIVLAQHTNSYDADNAGSYSIKVYTSKKKYNEYGEWQHEQIVLEPKNIEYSPIIINDADGDDFRIIGEFIDTIKL, translated from the coding sequence ATGATTATTTATCACGCCTCAAAAAAGGAATTTATAGAAGATGTATTTAACGGAAGGATTGCTGATGAAATAGATAATGCTTTTTTTATTCATTTGGGAAGACATACTTCTACTAATGAAGTATTATCATGGAAAAACTCTATGATGCATATGTATAAAGTGATTAACATCAACGAAATCCCAGATGACTCAGGTATTGCCATTGAATATCAAATACCATTAACATCAAAGCGAGTGGATTTTATGATCTCTGGCCTAGATGCAGACCGAAAAGGTAACATTATTATCATCGAACTTAAACAATGGGAACAAGCCAAACTCTCTAGCAAATCGGGAATTATCAAAACCCGTTTTCAACATGGCGAACAAGAAACAGCCCATCCCTCATATCAAGCATGGTCGTATGCTTATATGCTAGAGAATTATAATGAAACTGTCAGACAACAAAATATCAGATTGATGCCATGTGCCTTTCTACACAATTATCAAGCAGATAATATTATAACAAACTTCTGCTATCAAGTATTTATTGATAAAGCACCTCTATTTCTCAAATCCGATGCAAAAAAACTACAAGATTTCATCAAGCAACACATTAAATATGGTGCAAAAGATGATATCGTCTGGGTAATCGATAAAGGTAGGCTAAGACCATCAAAGCAATTAGCAGATGCTCTTTGTTCAATGCTAAAAGGTAATCAGGAATTCGTACTACTTGATGACCAAAAGGTTATATATGAAACCGCATTAGAAATGGCCTATTCTGCAGTTAATGGCAAAAAGCAAGTCTTAATAGTTGAAGGTGGGCCAGGAACCGGTAAAAGTGTTGTCGCTATAAATCTGTTGGTCCAATTGACTAAAAAAGGATTGGTAGCGCAATACGTTTCTAAAAATGCAGCTCCAAGAGATGTATATACAGCCAAACTTACGGGTAGCTTCAAAAGAAGTTTTATTAACAATCTATTTGTTGGGAGTGGGAAATTCACGGACACACCCCAGAATACATTTGACACATTGATCGTGGATGAAGCACACCGTTTGAATCTCAAAAGTGGTCTTTACAGCAATTTAGGTGAAAATCAAATTATTGAAATTATTAATTCTGCCAAGTTTTCTATTTTCTTTGTCGACGACAGGCAGCGAATCCACATTAAAGATATTGGTACAAAACGTGCCATTGAAAAATATGCAGAGGAATATGATGCCAATGTACAAACAGCCAAACTTAGTTCACAGTTCCGTTGCAATGGTTCGGATGGATATTTAAGCTGGCTGGACAATGCTCTCCAAATCAAAGATACCGCTAATATACATCTTTCACAAGAGGATTATGACTTTAGGATATTCACAGATCCCAATGAATTATGTAGAACGATAGAATTAAAAAATCAAACGAACAATCGTTCAAGAGTCGTTGCAGGATATTGCTGGGATTGGAGCAGTCAACATGATCACCAAGCATACGACATAACCATCCCCTCTTTCGATTTCAAAAGAAAATGGAATTTGAAAGACGATGGTACTACATGGATTATTTCGCCCACTTCTGTCAAAGAAATAGGTTGCATACATACATGCCAAGGATTAGAGCTTGATTATGTAGGAGTAATAATAGGCAATGACATGCGCTTTGAGAAAGAGAAAGTTATCACCGATATTAATCAACGCTCTAAAAATGATCAATCAGTCAAAGGATTTAAATCACTCCTTAAGCATCAAAGAGAACAAGCTTTGCAAGAAGCTGGCGAAATCATAAAAAACACCTATCGAACACTAATGACACGAGGAATGAAAGGGTGTTATGTCTATTTTTGTGATCCAGCTTTAGCCAAACATTTCCAAAATCAGTTACAACCAAAAACAGAAAAGCCGAAGGAAGAAATTCGTATTGAAACAGAAGTCAATAATGATGTTAAATACGTAGATTTCTTACCTCTATACTCGATCCGAGCAGCCTGTGGCTATTTTGGTGAAGGAGAAATGGTAGAAGAGCTAGGTTGGATAAAAATTGATGGCTTAGGCCGATTAAATCGTAATATGTATATAGTGCAAGCCACAGGACATTCGATGGAACCTATCATTCAAGATGGTGATTACTGCGTATTCAGGACCAATCCTGCTGGAAGCCGACAAGGTAAAATTGTGCTTGCCCAGCATACAAATTCTTATGATGCAGACAATGCTGGAAGCTACTCCATAAAAGTATATACAAGCAAAAAAAAGTATAATGAATATGGAGAGTGGCAACACGAACAAATTGTATTGGAACCTAAAAACATAGAATACAGTCCAATCATTATCAATGATGCCGACGGAGATGATTTTCGAATTATCGGAGAATTTATCGATACCATTAAATTATAA